From a single Paraburkholderia youngii genomic region:
- a CDS encoding acyl-CoA dehydrogenase family protein, which translates to MDFTLVEEEQMLADVVGRFVEKEYDFEARRRLAATPEGWSAAHWTTLAEMGVLALNVPQDHGGLGTGPVETMLVMEAFGRGLVLEPFVSTAVLGAKLIGRAGHEARKAELLTGIADGSLKTALATLEPGARFDLWNVATRAETTRDGFVLNGRKGVVLHGDSADILLVSARTAGEQTDQHGITLFAVDARTQGVRVRGFPALDGQRVAEVVLEDVRVDAKAVIGAVDQGYPLLEWAVDQGIFALCAEAVGAMSRLSELTFEYLRTRKQFGSPIGKFQALQHRAADILTAVEQAKSIVYFAAAKLGEDDDREAHRAVTAAKALIGRSARFVAQQAVQLHGGMGMTDELAVGWYVKRLTCIDMTWGNTEHHLELYGAFL; encoded by the coding sequence ATGGACTTCACGCTGGTTGAAGAGGAACAGATGCTGGCCGACGTGGTCGGCCGTTTCGTCGAAAAGGAATACGACTTCGAGGCGCGACGCCGTCTCGCCGCTACGCCCGAGGGCTGGTCGGCTGCGCACTGGACTACGCTGGCTGAAATGGGCGTGCTGGCACTGAACGTGCCGCAGGATCATGGCGGCCTTGGCACGGGGCCGGTCGAGACCATGCTCGTGATGGAAGCCTTCGGCCGTGGACTCGTATTGGAGCCGTTCGTTTCGACCGCGGTGCTCGGCGCGAAGCTGATCGGGCGCGCAGGACACGAGGCGCGCAAGGCCGAGTTGCTGACCGGCATCGCCGACGGCAGCCTGAAGACCGCGCTGGCGACGCTCGAACCCGGTGCGCGTTTCGATTTGTGGAATGTTGCGACGAGGGCCGAGACCACGCGTGACGGGTTCGTCCTGAACGGACGGAAGGGCGTCGTATTGCACGGCGACAGTGCGGACATTCTGCTGGTTTCGGCGCGTACCGCGGGCGAGCAGACCGATCAGCACGGCATCACACTCTTCGCCGTCGATGCGCGAACCCAAGGCGTCCGCGTCAGAGGATTTCCCGCACTCGATGGCCAGCGAGTCGCCGAGGTGGTGCTGGAGGACGTGCGCGTCGATGCAAAGGCTGTCATCGGCGCGGTCGATCAGGGCTACCCACTGCTCGAGTGGGCGGTCGATCAAGGCATTTTTGCGCTGTGCGCGGAAGCGGTCGGCGCGATGTCGCGGTTGAGCGAACTGACCTTTGAATACCTGCGCACGCGAAAGCAGTTCGGTTCGCCGATTGGTAAATTCCAGGCGCTGCAGCATCGCGCCGCCGATATTTTGACCGCGGTAGAGCAGGCGAAATCGATCGTCTACTTTGCCGCCGCCAAGCTCGGCGAGGACGACGACCGCGAAGCCCATCGTGCAGTCACAGCCGCCAAGGCGCTGATCGGCCGTAGTGCGCGCTTCGTGGCACAGCAAGCGGTGCAACTGCACGGCGGGATGGGCATGACCGACGAACTGGCGGTGGGGTGGTACGTGAAGCGGCTCACCTGCATCGATATGACCTGGGGAAACACCGAACACCATCTCGAACTGTACGGCGCGTTCCTGTAA
- a CDS encoding MaoC/PaaZ C-terminal domain-containing protein, giving the protein MLNYEVVKNWPIEDVTQTYSERDVMLYSLGLGLGGDPLDTEQLRYVYEKDLQAMPTCAAAFAWPKSWMRDPRTGIDYLKLVHGEQDVRFVRPMPVAATIVSKTRVSRISDKGAGKGAIVELKRDIIDASTGEQLAEVRQVSFLRGDGGFSAESGASDAPPEALPAVPERAPDAEYVFPTGAHAALIYRLSGDANPLHADPEVASKAGFSRPILHGLATYGMAGYAAIRRFAGNDASRLKRLALRLTSPVYPGEEVRFQFWRDSDTRLHLRARVDARDVVVLNNGIVEIA; this is encoded by the coding sequence ATGCTGAACTACGAAGTCGTCAAGAACTGGCCGATCGAGGATGTTACGCAGACGTACAGCGAGCGCGACGTGATGCTGTATTCGCTGGGTCTCGGGCTGGGCGGAGACCCGCTCGACACCGAACAGCTGCGCTACGTGTACGAAAAGGACCTGCAAGCGATGCCGACCTGCGCGGCCGCGTTCGCGTGGCCGAAATCGTGGATGCGCGACCCGCGCACCGGCATCGACTATCTGAAGCTCGTGCATGGTGAGCAGGACGTGCGTTTCGTGCGCCCGATGCCGGTGGCGGCGACCATCGTCAGCAAGACGCGGGTGAGCCGCATCTCGGACAAAGGCGCGGGCAAAGGCGCGATCGTCGAACTCAAGCGCGACATCATCGACGCCTCGACGGGCGAACAGCTTGCCGAAGTCCGGCAGGTGTCCTTTCTGCGTGGCGACGGCGGGTTCAGCGCCGAGTCGGGCGCGAGCGACGCGCCGCCCGAAGCGCTTCCGGCGGTGCCGGAGCGTGCGCCCGATGCGGAATATGTGTTCCCGACCGGTGCCCATGCTGCGTTGATCTACCGCCTTTCGGGCGATGCGAACCCGCTGCACGCGGACCCGGAGGTAGCGTCGAAGGCCGGCTTCAGCCGTCCCATTCTTCACGGCCTCGCGACCTACGGTATGGCGGGTTACGCGGCGATTCGCAGGTTCGCGGGCAACGACGCATCGCGCTTGAAGCGACTGGCGTTGCGCTTGACTTCGCCGGTATATCCCGGCGAAGAAGTGCGCTTCCAGTTCTGGAGGGACAGTGACACACGCCTGCATTTGCGGGCGCGCGTCGACGCACGCGACGTGGTGGTGCTGAACAACGGCATCGTGGAAATTGCCTGA
- a CDS encoding acyl-CoA dehydrogenase family protein has product MNLKESPADKEFRATVREFVATHLPDDIRERVLNFRHVPREDYVRWQRILAGNGWGAPAWPAQFGGAAWNAAQRNIFDEECFTAGAPRQMPFGLSMVGPVIQKFGTDAQRERFLPRIVSMEDWWCQGYSEPGAGSDLASLKTRADRVERDGQSFYVVKGQKIWTSFAQWANWIFCLVRTDGSGRPQEGISFLLIDMSTPGITVRPIRTLDGGHDVNEVFFDNVEVPVSNLVGEEHRGWSIAKYLLGHERTNIAGLGNCKRFMRRLKEIASTERKHGKPLIEDVRFRDRIARVEIDLIAHEWSLLRVVSAETAGRPIGPEASVLKIRGSEIQQELTELIMECAGPYAVPFVSEALEADWQGETANGELLNALAAHYLDWRKISIYGGSTEVQKNIIAKQALGI; this is encoded by the coding sequence ATGAACCTGAAAGAGAGTCCCGCCGACAAGGAATTTCGCGCCACGGTGCGCGAATTCGTAGCGACGCATTTGCCCGACGACATTCGTGAACGGGTGCTGAACTTCCGCCATGTGCCGCGCGAAGACTATGTGCGCTGGCAACGCATTCTGGCCGGGAACGGATGGGGCGCACCTGCATGGCCCGCGCAATTCGGCGGCGCCGCCTGGAATGCCGCGCAGCGCAACATTTTCGACGAGGAATGCTTTACCGCCGGCGCGCCGCGCCAGATGCCGTTTGGCCTTTCGATGGTCGGACCTGTGATCCAGAAGTTCGGCACCGACGCGCAGCGCGAACGGTTTCTGCCGCGCATCGTCTCGATGGAGGACTGGTGGTGTCAGGGTTACTCCGAGCCGGGGGCGGGTTCCGATCTGGCGTCGCTCAAGACGCGTGCGGACCGCGTCGAGCGCGACGGTCAGTCGTTCTACGTGGTCAAAGGCCAAAAGATCTGGACTTCGTTTGCCCAGTGGGCGAACTGGATTTTCTGCCTGGTTCGCACGGATGGCAGCGGCCGTCCGCAGGAAGGCATCTCGTTCCTGCTGATCGATATGTCGACGCCCGGCATCACGGTCAGACCGATCCGCACGCTCGACGGCGGCCACGACGTCAACGAAGTGTTTTTCGATAACGTGGAAGTGCCGGTGAGCAATCTCGTCGGTGAAGAGCATCGCGGCTGGTCGATCGCGAAGTACCTGCTCGGCCACGAGCGGACCAACATCGCGGGGCTTGGCAACTGCAAGCGTTTCATGCGACGTCTGAAGGAAATTGCCAGCACCGAGCGTAAGCACGGCAAGCCGCTCATCGAGGACGTCCGCTTTCGCGATCGCATCGCCAGGGTGGAAATCGATCTGATCGCGCACGAATGGTCGCTGCTGCGCGTCGTCTCGGCCGAAACAGCGGGACGTCCGATCGGACCGGAGGCTTCGGTGCTGAAAATCCGCGGTTCGGAGATTCAGCAGGAGCTTACGGAGCTGATCATGGAGTGCGCCGGCCCCTATGCGGTGCCTTTTGTAAGCGAGGCGCTGGAGGCGGACTGGCAGGGCGAGACCGCGAACGGCGAGTTGCTCAACGCGCTGGCCGCGCACTACCTGGACTGGCGCAAGATTTCGATCTACGGCGGTTCGACTGAAGTGCAGAAAAACATCATCGCCAAGCAGGCGCTCGGCATCTGA
- a CDS encoding enoyl-CoA hydratase — MRFETILYDVKDRIATITLNRPEHMNTWNDQVATEVYEAMQAAGADHGVRVIVFTGAGKAFCAGGDIHSFGGDPAALMTKLPRPFDMRKRADWQTRCSYYPAIPKPVIAMLNGATVGIGLIHALFCDIRFASEDATITTAFARRGLTAEYGMAWILARHVGQAHALDLLMSGRKIKGREAERMGLVNRAIPADKLVEETYAYAREMAEYCSPRSMRIMKEQVWEVPFQTPHEAVMYAGLDMPIANQCDDYKEGMASFLEKRKPNFTDH, encoded by the coding sequence ATGCGCTTCGAGACCATTCTGTACGACGTCAAGGACCGTATCGCAACCATTACGCTGAACCGTCCTGAACACATGAACACCTGGAACGACCAGGTGGCGACCGAGGTGTACGAGGCGATGCAGGCGGCGGGCGCGGATCATGGCGTGCGCGTCATCGTTTTCACCGGTGCTGGCAAGGCGTTTTGCGCGGGCGGCGATATTCACAGCTTTGGCGGCGACCCGGCCGCGCTGATGACGAAGCTGCCGCGCCCGTTCGACATGCGCAAGCGCGCCGACTGGCAGACGCGCTGCTCGTACTATCCGGCCATCCCGAAACCGGTGATAGCGATGCTCAACGGTGCGACGGTCGGCATTGGCCTGATCCACGCGCTCTTTTGCGACATCCGCTTTGCGTCGGAAGACGCCACCATCACGACGGCATTCGCGCGCCGGGGCCTGACCGCGGAGTACGGCATGGCCTGGATACTCGCGCGCCACGTCGGCCAGGCGCACGCGCTCGACCTGCTGATGTCGGGACGCAAGATCAAGGGGCGTGAAGCCGAACGGATGGGACTCGTGAATCGGGCAATCCCAGCCGACAAGCTCGTCGAGGAGACCTATGCCTACGCGCGCGAAATGGCCGAGTACTGCTCGCCGCGCTCGATGCGCATCATGAAGGAGCAGGTCTGGGAGGTGCCGTTCCAGACGCCCCACGAGGCGGTGATGTACGCCGGACTGGACATGCCGATCGCCAACCAGTGCGATGACTACAAGGAAGGCATGGCGAGCTTCCTCGAAAAGCGCAAGCCCAACTTCACGGACCACTGA
- a CDS encoding acyl-CoA dehydrogenase family protein, translated as MDLRYTDKELAFRNEVRAFFKEALPADIRRKATLGQRYSAADLRRWQRILYERGWATPAWDKAWGGTGWSAVQQYIFKEELHMAPAPETLSFNVNMIGPVLIAFGSEEQKRHFLPRIASLEYWFCQGFSEPGAGSDLAALRTQAVRDGDHYVINGQKLWTSTAHHADWMFCLVRTDLSGKKQQGITYLLIDMKTPGLTVRPIITIDGHHETNEVFFDNVRVPVANRIGEENKGWDYAKYLLGNERSGIARVGVSKMRVRHAKDLAKRVPCGDGVLWDDPRFRERVAAVEVELKALEMTQMRVIAESSAQDSHVPDPKTSILKIKGSELQQLAAELLLEVAGPDALPLDLDFLRGLGDPVREPEWGLTIAPNHYFARHVSIVGGSNEIQKNILAKSVLGL; from the coding sequence ATGGATCTGCGATATACCGACAAAGAGCTGGCGTTCCGCAATGAGGTGAGAGCCTTCTTCAAGGAGGCGCTACCCGCCGACATTCGACGCAAGGCGACCTTGGGGCAGCGTTATTCGGCGGCCGACCTGCGCCGCTGGCAGCGCATTCTGTACGAGCGCGGCTGGGCGACTCCCGCGTGGGACAAGGCGTGGGGCGGGACGGGCTGGAGCGCGGTGCAGCAGTACATCTTCAAGGAAGAGCTGCACATGGCGCCGGCGCCCGAGACGCTGTCGTTCAACGTGAACATGATCGGTCCGGTTTTGATCGCGTTCGGCAGCGAAGAGCAGAAGCGCCATTTCCTTCCTCGCATCGCGAGCCTCGAATACTGGTTCTGCCAGGGGTTTTCCGAGCCCGGCGCCGGTTCGGACCTGGCCGCGCTGCGAACTCAGGCGGTCCGCGACGGCGACCACTACGTAATCAACGGGCAGAAGCTGTGGACTTCGACCGCGCATCACGCCGACTGGATGTTCTGTCTCGTGCGCACCGATTTGAGCGGCAAGAAGCAGCAGGGCATCACGTATCTGCTGATCGACATGAAGACACCTGGCCTGACCGTGCGCCCGATCATCACGATCGACGGCCATCATGAAACCAACGAGGTGTTCTTCGACAACGTGCGCGTGCCGGTTGCGAACCGGATCGGCGAGGAAAACAAGGGCTGGGATTACGCGAAATATCTGCTTGGCAACGAGCGCAGCGGCATCGCGCGCGTGGGCGTTTCGAAGATGCGCGTGCGTCATGCGAAGGATCTTGCGAAGCGCGTGCCCTGCGGCGACGGCGTGCTGTGGGACGACCCGCGTTTTCGCGAACGTGTCGCGGCCGTCGAGGTGGAGCTGAAGGCCCTGGAAATGACGCAGATGCGCGTGATCGCCGAAAGCAGCGCGCAGGACAGCCACGTGCCCGACCCGAAGACTTCGATTCTGAAGATCAAGGGTTCGGAACTGCAGCAACTCGCGGCTGAATTGCTCCTCGAGGTCGCAGGGCCGGACGCCTTACCGCTCGATCTCGACTTCCTGCGCGGGCTTGGCGATCCGGTTCGGGAACCCGAATGGGGGCTCACGATCGCGCCGAATCACTACTTCGCGCGCCACGTCTCGATCGTGGGCGGCTCCAACGAGATTCAGAAGAACATTCTCGCCAAGTCCGTACTCGGACTTTGA
- a CDS encoding TetR/AcrR family transcriptional regulator: MKDLTISSADLDNTAEDGPKRRGNRTTRVPAIIEAAIKVFASEGNAGFTQRRIASDAGIRLRTLQHYFSTREELLRATIEAFTSRYFEHYRTIAEDKRRPPEARLEVIVDEAFSVLTAPDGKRVSAFVLESWSLAEHEPALHALMAKTTADFQALLAELIAQTNPAVAAGECTLRGALLLSHLQGLVVYLRRADTNTLDVDSFRHAMKVVWRALSKASP; encoded by the coding sequence ATGAAAGACCTGACCATCTCATCGGCAGACCTCGACAACACGGCGGAAGACGGACCCAAACGGCGAGGAAATAGAACCACCCGTGTGCCCGCCATCATCGAAGCGGCGATCAAGGTCTTTGCATCGGAAGGTAACGCTGGGTTCACTCAACGCCGCATTGCCAGCGACGCGGGAATCCGACTGAGAACCTTGCAGCACTATTTCAGCACTCGCGAAGAACTACTGCGGGCCACGATCGAGGCTTTTACAAGTCGCTATTTCGAGCACTATCGGACGATCGCAGAAGACAAACGTCGGCCACCGGAGGCCCGGCTGGAAGTCATCGTCGACGAGGCGTTCTCCGTACTGACGGCGCCCGACGGGAAGCGCGTTAGCGCCTTTGTTCTGGAGTCCTGGAGTCTGGCGGAGCACGAGCCCGCCTTGCATGCCTTAATGGCGAAAACCACTGCGGATTTCCAGGCTCTGCTGGCGGAACTGATCGCACAGACAAACCCCGCCGTGGCGGCGGGAGAATGTACGCTGCGCGGTGCCCTGCTCCTTTCGCATCTACAGGGCCTCGTCGTCTATCTTCGCCGAGCCGACACGAACACACTCGATGTCGACTCGTTCCGTCACGCCATGAAGGTTGTCTGGCGCGCGTTGAGCAAGGCATCTCCATAG
- a CDS encoding cytochrome P450, producing MSVAAHGAAPELAPIPAHVLPERVFDIDIYNPPGAEDDYHLSLKQLHAEGIPDILWTPRNGGHWIATRGDDIYHILKDYENFSSKQLTVPLVEHQPLPPIFFDPPQHTAYRALIAPAFMPQAIGKLEEKAREMAIELIEGFYPKGEVEFVSGFAQHLPIGIFMNMVALPAEDREYLLGLADKMVRPVDANEKLKALGAIFQYLGVKIAERRANPGDDLISKIVHSKIDGRALTDDEVRGLCGLVLIGGLDTVASAMGFIARFLAGSPAHRKQLIDNPELTQKAVDELLRRFPVVNQGRRITHDFEYKGVQMKAGDMIVMPTTLHGLDERKFDDPLTVDFTRPTPIHSTFGNGAHRCPGSFLARVELKVFLQEWLKRIPDFQIKPGEKAGVHGGVNGTLYHLPLVWDVAR from the coding sequence ATGTCAGTAGCTGCTCATGGCGCGGCTCCGGAGCTCGCGCCAATTCCCGCGCACGTATTGCCCGAACGTGTGTTCGACATCGATATCTACAATCCGCCGGGTGCCGAGGACGACTATCATCTGTCGCTCAAGCAGTTGCACGCCGAAGGCATTCCCGACATTCTGTGGACACCGCGAAACGGCGGACACTGGATCGCGACGCGCGGCGATGACATCTATCACATCCTCAAGGACTACGAGAATTTCTCGTCGAAACAGCTGACGGTGCCGCTGGTCGAGCATCAACCGTTGCCGCCGATCTTCTTCGATCCTCCGCAGCACACCGCCTATCGCGCGCTGATCGCGCCTGCGTTCATGCCGCAGGCAATCGGCAAGCTCGAGGAGAAGGCGCGCGAAATGGCGATCGAACTGATCGAGGGTTTTTATCCCAAGGGCGAAGTGGAATTCGTATCGGGGTTTGCGCAGCATCTGCCAATCGGCATCTTCATGAACATGGTGGCGCTGCCCGCCGAAGATCGCGAGTACTTGCTCGGCCTCGCCGACAAGATGGTCCGCCCGGTCGATGCCAACGAGAAGCTCAAGGCGCTCGGCGCGATTTTTCAGTACCTGGGGGTGAAGATCGCGGAGCGCCGCGCGAATCCGGGTGACGACCTCATCAGCAAGATCGTCCATTCGAAGATCGACGGGCGTGCGCTCACCGACGATGAAGTGCGCGGGCTTTGCGGCCTCGTGCTGATTGGCGGCCTCGACACGGTTGCCTCGGCAATGGGTTTTATCGCGCGATTCCTCGCCGGCAGCCCGGCCCACCGCAAGCAGCTGATCGACAACCCCGAACTGACGCAGAAGGCCGTGGACGAGCTTCTGCGGCGCTTCCCGGTGGTGAATCAAGGGCGGCGGATCACACACGACTTCGAATACAAAGGCGTGCAGATGAAGGCGGGCGACATGATCGTCATGCCGACCACGCTGCACGGTCTGGACGAGCGAAAGTTCGACGATCCGCTGACGGTGGATTTCACGCGGCCCACGCCGATTCATTCGACGTTCGGCAATGGCGCGCATCGTTGTCCCGGCTCGTTCCTTGCGCGCGTGGAGTTGAAAGTTTTCCTTCAGGAATGGCTGAAGCGGATTCCCGATTTCCAGATCAAGCCTGGCGAGAAGGCGGGTGTCCACGGAGGTGTGAACGGCACGCTGTACCACTTGCCTCTTGTCTGGGACGTGGCCCGTTGA
- a CDS encoding acyl-CoA dehydrogenase family protein — translation MDFDFTDEQRMLKDSVERLVKDEYGFEQRAKYLAEPDGFSRELWARYADMGLLGLSFDEEYGGSNCGPVETMIVMEALGRGLAVEPYLATVVLGGGFVRLGGNAAQRAAILPQIAQGELQMAFAHSEAQSRYDLADVATTARRDADGWVLDGAKRVVLHGGSADLLVVSARVSGGRRARDGIGLFVVRGDAAGVTRHSYPTQDRLRAADIEFSGVRVVESDVVGVAGAALPLIVTVVAHAIAAVSAEAVGAMAAAHEETVEYLKVRKQFGVPIGSFQALQHRAVDMLVMVEQARSMALFATMMSEEPDAAERDRSMSAAKVQIGRSGRFVGQQGVQLHGGIGMTEECKIGHYLRRLSVIDIQFGSTEHHLTQLANAGGLIDAAA, via the coding sequence ATGGACTTTGATTTCACCGATGAGCAACGCATGCTCAAGGACAGCGTCGAGCGGCTCGTCAAGGACGAGTACGGCTTCGAGCAGCGCGCGAAGTATCTCGCTGAGCCTGACGGTTTCAGCCGGGAGCTCTGGGCGCGTTACGCCGACATGGGTCTGCTGGGCCTTTCGTTCGACGAGGAATACGGCGGCAGTAACTGCGGCCCGGTCGAAACGATGATCGTGATGGAGGCGTTGGGCCGTGGGCTCGCAGTCGAACCGTATCTTGCGACGGTCGTGCTGGGCGGCGGCTTCGTGCGCCTCGGCGGCAACGCGGCGCAACGTGCGGCGATTCTGCCGCAGATTGCGCAGGGTGAGCTGCAGATGGCGTTCGCCCACAGCGAGGCGCAGTCGCGCTACGACCTTGCGGACGTTGCGACCACCGCACGGCGCGACGCCGACGGCTGGGTGCTCGACGGCGCCAAGCGCGTGGTGCTGCACGGCGGCAGCGCCGATCTTCTGGTGGTGTCGGCGCGCGTGTCGGGCGGCAGACGCGCGCGCGACGGCATCGGTCTGTTCGTGGTCAGGGGCGACGCGGCGGGCGTGACGCGCCACTCGTATCCGACGCAAGACCGGTTGCGTGCGGCAGACATCGAATTTTCCGGCGTGCGCGTTGTGGAGAGCGACGTGGTGGGCGTGGCGGGCGCCGCGTTGCCGCTGATCGTAACGGTCGTTGCGCACGCCATCGCGGCGGTGAGCGCGGAAGCCGTGGGCGCAATGGCCGCCGCGCACGAAGAAACGGTCGAGTATCTGAAGGTCCGCAAGCAGTTTGGCGTGCCTATCGGATCGTTTCAGGCGCTCCAGCATCGCGCGGTCGACATGCTCGTCATGGTGGAGCAGGCGCGCAGCATGGCGCTGTTCGCGACCATGATGAGCGAGGAGCCGGATGCGGCCGAACGCGATCGCAGTATGTCCGCGGCGAAAGTGCAGATCGGACGCTCGGGCCGTTTCGTCGGTCAGCAAGGCGTGCAACTTCACGGCGGCATCGGGATGACCGAAGAGTGCAAGATCGGCCACTACCTGAGACGCCTGAGCGTGATCGATATCCAGTTCGGTTCGACCGAACATCATCTGACCCAGCTCGCCAATGCCGGCGGGCTGATCGATGCAGCAGCGTGA
- a CDS encoding CaiB/BaiF CoA transferase family protein — MGPLAGVRIVELAGIGPGPMAAMLLADLGATVLRIERRQPVKLGIERPLRYNLLLRNRKTIALDLKDPQAVELVLSLVERADALIEGFRPGVTERLGLGPQVCLERNPKLAYGRITGWGQEGPLARYAGHDLNYIAITGVLNAIGRCDQPPSIPLNLIGDYAGGSLYLAMGLLSAILHARNGGAGQVVDAAIVDGTANLATTFFGMQAAGIWRDGRGTNVTDSGSHFYDVYECADGKWITVGPIEDKFYVELLRLLDIDPQTLGTQLDASNWPAARALFALKFKSRTREQWSTLLEHTDACFAPVLSWTEAPEHAHLKARGTFIEVDGIVQPAPAPRFSATVPAKPTPPEAPDASTVEAALAAWLDPGRIGELKEAGTLA; from the coding sequence ATGGGGCCGCTTGCAGGAGTTCGAATCGTCGAGCTGGCGGGCATCGGGCCGGGGCCCATGGCGGCGATGCTGCTCGCCGATCTGGGTGCCACGGTGTTGCGCATCGAGCGTCGCCAGCCGGTCAAGCTCGGTATCGAGCGTCCGCTGCGCTACAACCTGTTGCTGCGCAACCGGAAGACGATTGCGCTCGACCTGAAGGACCCGCAGGCCGTCGAGCTCGTGCTCAGTCTGGTGGAGCGCGCCGACGCACTGATAGAAGGTTTCCGGCCGGGCGTGACCGAACGACTCGGGCTGGGCCCGCAGGTCTGCCTCGAACGTAATCCGAAGCTCGCTTACGGACGCATCACCGGGTGGGGCCAGGAAGGTCCGCTCGCGCGGTACGCCGGGCATGACCTGAACTACATCGCGATCACCGGCGTACTCAACGCAATTGGCCGCTGCGACCAGCCACCGTCGATACCGCTGAATCTGATCGGCGACTATGCGGGCGGGTCGCTGTACCTGGCAATGGGACTGCTCTCGGCGATTCTGCATGCGCGCAACGGCGGCGCCGGGCAGGTCGTGGATGCCGCAATCGTCGATGGCACGGCGAACCTCGCCACCACGTTCTTCGGCATGCAGGCCGCCGGCATCTGGCGTGACGGCCGCGGGACGAATGTCACCGACTCGGGATCGCACTTCTACGACGTGTATGAATGCGCGGATGGTAAGTGGATCACGGTCGGCCCTATCGAGGACAAGTTCTATGTCGAACTGCTTCGCCTGCTCGACATCGATCCGCAAACGCTGGGAACGCAGCTCGACGCCAGCAACTGGCCCGCGGCACGCGCGCTGTTCGCGCTCAAGTTCAAGAGCCGCACGCGCGAGCAGTGGTCGACTCTGCTCGAGCATACGGACGCGTGCTTTGCTCCCGTGCTGTCGTGGACCGAGGCACCCGAGCATGCGCATCTGAAGGCGCGCGGCACGTTCATCGAAGTCGACGGCATCGTGCAGCCCGCGCCGGCGCCACGCTTTTCCGCCACCGTGCCCGCGAAGCCGACGCCGCCCGAGGCCCCCGACGCGTCCACGGTCGAGGCCGCGCTGGCCGCATGGCTCGATCCGGGCCGCATCGGCGAGCTGAAAGAAGCGGGAACGCTGGCCTGA
- a CDS encoding acyl-CoA dehydrogenase family protein — protein sequence MSRISKPDQYQELRDALRDLSKEYPDEYWRRIDHERVYPEAFVDALTKAGWMAALIPQEYGGSGLGLTEASVIMEEINRNGGNSGFCHGQMYNMNTLLRNGSEAQKRKYLPKIASGELRLQSMAVTEPTTGTDTTKLKTNAVKKDGRYVVNGQKVWISRVQHSDMMILLARTTPLSDVKKKSDGLSCFLVDLHQAIGNGLTVRPIPNMVNHETNELFFDNLEISEENLIGEEGKGFKYILDGLNAERALIAAECIGDGYWFVDRASKYASERIVFDRPIGMNQGIQFPIAESYIDVRAADLMRYKACELFDNHQPCGAEANMAKHLAATASWKAANACLQTHGGFGFACEYDVERKFRETRLYQVAPISTNLILSYVAEHVLDLPRSF from the coding sequence ATGAGCCGAATTTCCAAACCCGATCAATATCAGGAACTGCGCGACGCGTTGCGTGACCTCTCGAAGGAGTACCCGGACGAGTACTGGCGCCGTATCGATCATGAGCGCGTCTATCCGGAGGCTTTCGTCGACGCACTGACGAAGGCCGGCTGGATGGCTGCGCTGATTCCCCAGGAGTATGGCGGTTCCGGCCTCGGGTTGACCGAGGCGTCCGTGATCATGGAGGAGATCAACCGCAACGGCGGCAACTCCGGGTTCTGCCACGGCCAGATGTACAACATGAATACGCTGCTGCGTAATGGCTCGGAAGCGCAAAAGCGCAAATACCTGCCGAAGATCGCGAGCGGAGAGTTGCGTCTGCAATCGATGGCCGTGACCGAGCCGACCACCGGAACGGACACGACAAAGCTGAAGACCAACGCTGTAAAAAAAGACGGCCGTTACGTGGTCAACGGCCAGAAGGTGTGGATATCACGCGTGCAGCACTCGGACATGATGATCCTGCTCGCGCGCACCACGCCGCTGTCGGACGTGAAGAAGAAGTCGGATGGGCTGTCGTGCTTCCTCGTGGACCTGCATCAGGCGATCGGCAATGGCCTGACCGTGCGACCGATTCCGAACATGGTCAACCACGAGACGAACGAACTGTTCTTCGATAATCTGGAAATCTCTGAAGAGAACCTGATCGGCGAGGAAGGCAAAGGTTTCAAGTACATCCTCGACGGACTCAACGCCGAGCGCGCATTGATCGCCGCCGAGTGTATCGGCGACGGCTACTGGTTCGTCGATCGCGCATCGAAGTACGCGAGCGAGCGCATCGTGTTCGACCGGCCGATCGGCATGAATCAGGGTATTCAGTTTCCGATTGCCGAGTCATACATCGACGTGCGCGCGGCCGACCTCATGCGCTACAAGGCCTGCGAGCTGTTCGACAATCATCAGCCGTGCGGCGCGGAAGCGAACATGGCGAAGCATCTCGCGGCCACGGCTTCGTGGAAGGCCGCCAATGCCTGTCTGCAGACCCATGGCGGTTTCGGGTTCGCCTGCGAATACGACGTCGAACGCAAGTTCCGCGAAACGCGTCTCTATCAGGTCGCGCCGATTTCGACGAACCTGATTCTGTCCTACGTCGCCGAGCACGTGCTCGACCTGCCGCGTTCATTCTGA